A genomic region of Microlunatus sagamiharensis contains the following coding sequences:
- a CDS encoding WhiB family transcriptional regulator — MSTSIMSRTTGLTAARAAHSQRRGPACASSPEVFQDVLVEDPPRGAMTRADRDRQTRLVGQARAICEACPLRTACLYDAVVRHDVAGFVAGTTVRQRNEIRRRLGIVVENEDLDTLAGVIGGTRQIDHDEVLRLRRANPDETLEQLAHRLGCSLSTVKRHLRRERQEPTVRRTVTRPMPVQVLQVTAAVVSGSATARRAA; from the coding sequence ATGTCCACCTCGATCATGTCCCGCACCACCGGCCTCACCGCGGCTCGCGCCGCCCACTCGCAGCGACGCGGGCCGGCGTGCGCGTCCAGCCCGGAGGTCTTCCAGGACGTGCTGGTCGAGGACCCGCCCCGCGGCGCCATGACCCGCGCGGACCGCGACCGGCAGACCCGCCTCGTCGGGCAGGCGCGGGCGATCTGCGAGGCCTGTCCGCTGCGGACGGCCTGCCTCTACGACGCCGTCGTCCGCCACGACGTCGCGGGCTTCGTCGCCGGGACCACGGTGCGGCAGCGCAACGAGATCCGCCGCCGTCTCGGCATCGTCGTCGAGAACGAGGACCTGGACACCCTGGCGGGAGTCATCGGCGGAACCCGGCAGATCGACCACGACGAGGTCCTGCGGCTCCGCCGGGCCAACCCGGACGAGACGCTCGAACAGCTCGCCCACCGCCTCGGCTGCTCCCTCTCCACGGTCAAGCGCCACCTGCGTCGCGAACGTCAGGAGCCCACGGTCCGCCGGACGGTGACGCGGCCGATGCCCGTCCAGGTCCTGCAGGTGACCGCCGCGGTCGTGTCGGGAAGCGCCACCGCCCGTCGAGCCGCCTGA
- a CDS encoding bacterial proteasome activator family protein produces the protein MSSDASGTEQEQQPGGVAGATEDGRVYVVTPQAMAVEGPPAPQEEGAQPATASSVTDQVSEPAKVMRIATMIRQLLDEVKAAPLDEASRQRMGSIYTTSIGELKQGLSPDLVDELERLSLPFSAESTPSDAELRIAQAQLVGWLEGLFHGIQTALFAQQMAARAQLEQMRRALPQSGPQMPQPGGQPGGGPGGMYL, from the coding sequence ATGTCGAGCGACGCGAGCGGGACCGAGCAGGAGCAGCAGCCGGGAGGTGTGGCCGGGGCGACCGAGGACGGGCGGGTGTACGTCGTGACCCCGCAGGCCATGGCCGTCGAGGGCCCTCCCGCTCCGCAGGAGGAGGGCGCCCAGCCCGCGACCGCGAGCTCGGTGACCGACCAGGTGTCGGAGCCGGCCAAGGTCATGCGCATCGCCACGATGATCCGCCAGCTGCTCGACGAGGTGAAGGCCGCACCGCTCGACGAGGCGAGCCGCCAACGGATGGGCTCGATCTACACGACCTCGATCGGCGAGCTCAAGCAGGGCCTCTCGCCCGACCTCGTCGACGAGCTCGAGCGGCTCTCGTTGCCCTTCTCGGCGGAGAGCACCCCGAGCGACGCCGAGCTCCGGATCGCGCAGGCGCAGCTCGTCGGCTGGCTCGAGGGGTTGTTCCACGGGATCCAGACGGCGCTGTTCGCGCAGCAGATGGCCGCACGGGCGCAGCTCGAGCAGATGCGCCGCGCCCTCCCCCAAAGCGGACCGCAGATGCCGCAGCCTGGTGGGCAGCCGGGTGGAGGTCCTGGGGGGATGTACCTCTAG
- a CDS encoding FAD-dependent oxidoreductase, with amino-acid sequence MEGSVCVAGGGPAGMVLGLLLARAGVEVTVLESHDDFLRDFRGDTIHPPTLDLLRDLGLGERIEAVPHTSLRTLEVVVDGVRLRAADLRWSGRSHEIWLMPQWDLLDVLAEAGRAYPSFTLHMGTRATGLVRDGERVVGVEVEGPDGPGRVLADLVVGADGRRSSVRDAAGLELAEDGVPVDVLWFRVDRDDEGLPDTLGNVGRDLVVTIPRIGYHQTALLIPKGGFDQVRAEGVERFRDRVVAVAPFLAPGIGRVTFDDVSLLDVRIGWAPRWHRPGVLLIGDAAHPMSPVFGVGINYAVQDAVATARAVLAAGGPAYADECVLAAVQRRRYLPVRGMQQMQRVVHAVIGRRGGLPALPPRPLLHLAAAGPLRLTPPLVGRFVGSGFRPERLDF; translated from the coding sequence GTGGAGGGTTCGGTCTGCGTCGCCGGCGGGGGCCCCGCCGGGATGGTGCTCGGTCTGCTGCTCGCCCGGGCCGGCGTCGAGGTCACGGTGCTGGAGTCCCACGACGACTTCCTGCGCGACTTCCGCGGCGACACGATCCACCCGCCGACGCTCGACCTGCTGCGCGACCTCGGGCTCGGCGAGCGGATCGAGGCCGTGCCGCACACGAGCCTGCGCACCCTCGAGGTCGTGGTGGACGGCGTACGCCTCCGGGCCGCCGACCTGCGCTGGTCCGGGCGGTCGCACGAGATCTGGCTGATGCCGCAGTGGGACCTGCTGGACGTGCTCGCCGAGGCGGGCCGCGCATACCCCTCCTTCACCCTCCACATGGGTACCCGGGCGACCGGGCTCGTCCGCGACGGCGAGCGGGTGGTCGGGGTGGAGGTGGAGGGACCCGACGGACCCGGACGGGTCCTGGCCGACCTCGTCGTCGGTGCGGACGGTCGACGTTCGTCGGTGCGCGACGCCGCCGGGCTCGAGCTCGCCGAGGACGGCGTGCCGGTCGACGTGCTCTGGTTCCGGGTGGACCGCGACGACGAGGGCCTGCCGGACACCCTCGGCAACGTCGGGCGCGACCTCGTCGTCACCATCCCGCGCATCGGCTACCACCAGACGGCCCTGCTCATCCCCAAGGGCGGCTTCGACCAGGTGCGTGCCGAGGGCGTGGAGCGGTTCCGGGACCGGGTGGTCGCGGTGGCGCCCTTCCTCGCACCCGGCATCGGCCGCGTCACCTTCGACGACGTCTCCCTGCTGGACGTCCGCATCGGGTGGGCACCGCGGTGGCACCGGCCGGGGGTCCTGCTGATCGGGGACGCCGCCCACCCGATGTCGCCGGTCTTCGGCGTCGGCATCAACTACGCGGTGCAGGACGCCGTCGCCACTGCCCGGGCGGTGCTCGCCGCTGGCGGGCCGGCGTACGCCGACGAGTGCGTCCTGGCCGCGGTCCAGCGCCGGCGCTACCTCCCCGTCCGCGGCATGCAGCAGATGCAGCGCGTGGTGCACGCCGTCATCGGTCGCCGCGGCGGGCTGCCCGCCCTGCCGCCGAGGCCGCTCCTCCACCTCGCCGCCGCCGGTCCCCTGCGGCTGACGCCGCCGCTGGTCGGGCGGTTCGTCGGGTCGGGGTTCCGTCCGGAGCGGCTGGACTTCTAG
- a CDS encoding ABC transporter transmembrane domain-containing protein — MHDFPPLVHAYSDGAAGAPERGELFRHPDLRGPKRFLVWLLRQQWQVLAVACLVSMLEWLPGSVGPYVIGRVIDDGIRAGDSQTTVRLLLVLLGLVLLGVGAGVVYHTLVVRSWLIGMYGPMKLVTRKSTQLGSVLSRRSPTGEVLSVSASDSDEFGGLSQIVSEAVGAFIATLVIAGLVLTTSVPLGLLVLVAAPMIVLLVVPLFRPLQRREETERTRSSELTGLATDIVAGLRILRGIGGERTFGRNYAAQSDRTRQAGVSAGVWQAVVDSAGVLLSGLFLVLLVWLGTRSVLTGGLSVGELVSFAGYAVFMVWPVQSFFNFAQRWIRAIVSARKAVTLLSEDPPWQAGDPSLVLPGDGALVDERSGFVAEPGRLTALVSAVPEDSAALADRLGRYLPASRGAVGLDVDAALHGRALRRAREEQRERRRAVDREDQAVANGRLGVSLGGVDLGEVPVRAVRERVLVSDASSSTFAGTLQSVLDPHGRLSREQAEAAVHAAVAEDVYEALPGGWQGVVEERGRGLSGGQRQRLVLARALALEPDVLVLVEPTSAVDAHTEAEIGVRLRRARRGRTTVVVTASPLLLHQADAVALLHHGRVVETGTHEELLHGSAAYRRVVTRSAVDQWEASDV; from the coding sequence ATGCACGACTTCCCCCCGCTGGTCCACGCCTACAGCGACGGCGCCGCGGGTGCCCCGGAGCGTGGCGAGCTCTTCCGCCACCCCGACCTGCGGGGGCCCAAGCGCTTCCTGGTGTGGCTGCTGCGCCAGCAGTGGCAGGTCCTGGCCGTCGCCTGCCTCGTGAGCATGCTCGAGTGGCTGCCCGGCTCCGTCGGCCCGTACGTCATCGGGCGCGTCATCGACGACGGGATCCGGGCGGGGGACAGCCAGACGACGGTGCGCCTGCTCCTGGTCCTCCTCGGGCTGGTCCTGCTGGGCGTCGGTGCCGGCGTCGTTTACCACACGCTCGTCGTGCGCTCCTGGCTCATCGGCATGTACGGGCCGATGAAGCTCGTGACCCGTAAGTCGACGCAGCTCGGCTCCGTGCTCTCCCGCCGCAGCCCGACCGGAGAGGTGCTGAGCGTCTCCGCCTCCGACAGCGACGAGTTCGGCGGGCTCTCTCAGATCGTGTCCGAGGCGGTCGGCGCCTTCATCGCGACGCTGGTCATCGCCGGCCTGGTGCTCACCACGTCGGTGCCGCTCGGGCTGCTGGTCCTCGTCGCCGCGCCGATGATCGTGCTGCTCGTCGTGCCGCTCTTCCGTCCCCTGCAGCGCCGGGAGGAGACCGAGCGGACCCGGTCCTCGGAGCTGACCGGGCTGGCCACCGACATCGTCGCCGGCCTGCGGATCCTCCGCGGCATCGGCGGGGAGCGGACGTTCGGGCGCAACTACGCCGCCCAGTCCGACCGCACCCGCCAGGCCGGGGTGTCGGCCGGCGTCTGGCAGGCGGTCGTCGACTCGGCCGGCGTGCTGCTGTCCGGGCTGTTCCTGGTGCTGCTCGTCTGGCTCGGCACCCGCTCCGTGCTGACCGGCGGGCTGAGCGTGGGCGAGCTGGTGAGCTTCGCCGGCTACGCGGTGTTCATGGTCTGGCCCGTCCAGTCCTTCTTCAACTTCGCCCAGCGCTGGATCCGCGCCATCGTCTCGGCGCGCAAGGCCGTCACGCTGCTGAGCGAGGACCCGCCCTGGCAGGCCGGCGACCCGTCGCTGGTGCTGCCGGGCGACGGGGCCCTCGTCGACGAGCGGTCCGGCTTCGTCGCCGAGCCCGGACGGCTCACGGCCCTGGTGTCGGCCGTCCCCGAGGACTCGGCGGCCCTGGCGGACCGGCTCGGGCGCTACCTCCCGGCGAGCCGCGGCGCGGTCGGGCTCGACGTCGACGCCGCCCTCCACGGCCGGGCGCTGCGCCGGGCCCGCGAGGAGCAGCGCGAGCGACGCCGGGCGGTCGACCGCGAGGACCAGGCCGTCGCCAACGGCCGGCTCGGCGTGAGCCTGGGTGGCGTCGACCTCGGCGAGGTGCCCGTCCGCGCCGTCCGGGAGCGGGTGCTGGTCAGCGACGCGAGCAGCTCGACCTTCGCCGGGACGCTGCAGTCGGTGCTGGACCCGCACGGCCGGCTGTCGCGCGAGCAGGCCGAGGCCGCCGTGCACGCCGCCGTCGCCGAGGACGTCTACGAGGCGCTGCCCGGCGGCTGGCAGGGCGTCGTCGAGGAGCGCGGCCGCGGGCTGTCCGGCGGCCAGCGCCAGCGGCTCGTGCTCGCCCGCGCGCTCGCCCTCGAGCCGGACGTGCTCGTGCTGGTCGAGCCCACCTCGGCCGTCGACGCGCACACCGAGGCCGAGATCGGCGTCCGGCTGCGGCGCGCCCGCCGGGGACGGACGACCGTCGTCGTCACCGCCTCGCCGCTGCTGCTGCACCAGGCCGATGCCGTCGCGCTGCTCCACCACGGCCGGGTCGTCGAGACCGGGACGCACGAGGAGCTCCTGCACGGCTCGGCGGCCTACCGGCGCGTCGTGACCCGGTCCGCGGTCGACCAGTGGGAGGCGAGCGATGTCTGA
- a CDS encoding ABC transporter ATP-binding protein — protein sequence MSDLALTTTPGREQPGAPGVRPLPASAETWSDARTPARVPTELHVPRTRSPRRRLAAWRARHRLRQQRAQAYYDGSLHPDRALPVATRGVVGRFALALVRTRRRTVTALLVLHALAALAGLVVPRVVGRLVDGTAAGGTTADQVDALALAVAAVVVVQAVLTFLALRVSVVFGQDLLASAREHVVDTVLGLPLGRVESASSGDLVTRVTRDVSEMSRSVRYGLPEAAVALATTLLTIGAMLLNSVFLALPLVLSLPVLVVAVRRYLRRAAQGYVTEGGTYSLINTSLTETVEGARTVEALGLQDRRNTVNDDDIAESSQAERYTMALRNLLFGALGIAFDTPLVLVLALGAYGYARGWVSLGQLTAATLYLQALKEPLQRLIRNLDQLQVGIASTARLLGVAEVPQDREAGDARPEGSRLLGTDLRFAYRPGRDVLHGVDLTLRPGERLAVVGPSGSGKSTLGRLLAGINGPRTGSVTVGGVELLSLPLPVLRTEVALVTQEHHVFAGSVRDNVVLAREDAGDDVVREALRTVEALEWVERLPQGLGTRLGSGHLEPTPAQAQQIALARLVVADPHTLVLDEATSLIDPTTARHLEGSMAALLQDRTVVAIAHRLHTAHDADRIAVVMDGRIVELGSHHELVAADGEYARLWRAWTS from the coding sequence ATGTCTGACCTGGCCCTCACCACGACGCCGGGCCGCGAGCAGCCGGGCGCGCCGGGCGTACGGCCGCTGCCCGCGTCGGCGGAGACCTGGAGCGACGCGCGGACGCCGGCCCGCGTCCCGACGGAGCTGCACGTCCCGCGCACGCGGTCGCCCCGACGCCGCCTCGCGGCCTGGCGCGCGCGGCACCGGCTGCGGCAGCAGCGCGCGCAGGCGTACTACGACGGTTCGCTGCACCCCGACCGCGCGCTGCCGGTGGCCACGCGCGGCGTCGTGGGCCGCTTCGCGCTCGCGCTCGTGCGCACGCGGCGGCGTACGGTCACCGCGCTCCTCGTCCTGCACGCGCTCGCCGCCCTGGCCGGGCTGGTCGTGCCGCGGGTGGTCGGGCGGCTCGTCGACGGCACGGCCGCCGGCGGGACGACCGCCGACCAGGTGGACGCGCTCGCGCTCGCGGTCGCGGCGGTCGTCGTCGTCCAGGCCGTCCTGACCTTCCTGGCCCTGCGGGTCTCGGTCGTCTTCGGCCAGGACCTGCTGGCCTCGGCGCGCGAGCACGTCGTCGACACGGTGCTCGGGCTGCCGCTGGGCCGCGTCGAGTCGGCGAGCTCGGGCGACCTCGTCACCCGCGTCACGCGCGACGTCTCGGAGATGAGCCGGAGCGTGCGCTACGGGCTGCCCGAGGCCGCCGTCGCGCTCGCGACGACGCTGCTGACCATCGGCGCGATGCTGCTCAACTCGGTCTTCCTCGCGCTGCCGCTGGTGCTGAGCCTGCCGGTGCTCGTGGTCGCGGTGCGGCGTTACCTGCGCCGTGCGGCGCAGGGCTACGTGACCGAGGGCGGCACCTACTCGCTGATCAACACCTCGCTCACGGAGACGGTCGAGGGCGCCCGGACGGTCGAGGCGCTGGGGCTGCAGGACCGCCGCAACACGGTGAACGACGACGACATCGCCGAGTCCTCGCAGGCCGAGCGCTACACGATGGCCCTGCGGAACCTGCTCTTCGGGGCGCTCGGGATCGCCTTCGACACCCCGCTGGTCCTCGTGCTGGCGCTCGGGGCGTACGGCTACGCCCGCGGCTGGGTCAGCCTCGGCCAGCTCACGGCGGCGACGCTCTACCTCCAGGCGCTCAAGGAGCCGCTGCAGCGGCTGATCCGCAACCTCGACCAGCTCCAGGTCGGCATCGCCTCCACCGCCCGGCTCCTCGGGGTCGCCGAGGTGCCGCAGGACCGGGAGGCCGGCGACGCCCGTCCGGAGGGGAGCCGGCTGCTCGGCACCGACCTGCGCTTCGCGTACCGGCCCGGTCGCGACGTCCTGCACGGCGTCGACCTGACGCTGCGGCCCGGCGAGCGGCTGGCGGTCGTCGGCCCGAGCGGGTCGGGCAAGTCGACGCTGGGCCGGCTACTGGCCGGGATCAACGGCCCGCGGACCGGTTCGGTGACGGTGGGCGGGGTCGAGCTGCTGAGCCTGCCGCTCCCGGTGCTGCGCACCGAGGTGGCGCTGGTGACGCAGGAGCACCACGTCTTCGCGGGCTCCGTCCGTGACAACGTCGTGCTGGCCCGCGAGGACGCCGGCGACGACGTCGTGCGCGAGGCGCTGCGGACGGTCGAGGCGTTGGAGTGGGTCGAGCGGCTGCCGCAGGGCCTGGGCACCCGACTGGGCTCCGGCCACCTCGAGCCGACGCCGGCCCAGGCGCAGCAGATCGCGCTCGCCCGGCTCGTGGTCGCCGACCCGCACACCCTCGTGCTCGACGAGGCGACCTCGCTGATCGACCCGACGACCGCGCGGCACCTCGAGGGGTCGATGGCCGCGCTGCTGCAGGACCGCACCGTGGTGGCCATCGCGCACCGCCTGCACACCGCGCACGACGCCGACCGGATCGCCGTCGTGATGGACGGGCGCATCGTCGAGCTGGGCAGCCACCACGAGCTGGTGGCGGCCGACGGCGAGTACGCCCGGCTCTGGCGGGCCTGGACCAGCTGA
- a CDS encoding glycoside hydrolase family 127 protein: MTDTATRPAPGTSSSTGRTGPVRLLDTARTTLVPATGGRITGGLWAERRRVNREVSVTTGWDRLHEAGNFLNLELAAGQQPGQAYVGSLPFLDSDLYKWLEAVAWTFADPDLDEAGEARLEEFLTTSARLLEAAQADDGYLDSYFQVNFPGERFVQLAWGHELYCAGHLIQAAVALNRTRGDARLLDVARRVADLVVRSFGSEEGRVDGICGHPEVETALVELYRETGEQSYLDAARYFVDRRGHQLLGGHGFGAHYFQDHTPVREATSVEGHSVRQVYLLAGVADLYVEDGDDTLREAADRLWHEMVATKTYVTGGIGTHHTDEAFGDPYELTNERSYCETCAAIGSVMFSWRMLMITGEARYADLVERTLYNGFLAGLSLDGQRYIYANPLQVREGHMAGGNDRDYARKPWFKCACCPPNVMRTLASLEHYVVLGGADGLRVHQFVPGSWTAPVGDAEASVSVVTDYPWAGRVAVTVDASPGTWGLTVRVPHWAGGATLTVNGEPVTADVADGWASVTRAWEPGDTLVLDLPLEPRLTRADSRVDADRASVALERGPLVYCFEAVDNPGHRLDDVVVDVAGPVATASTDAALPDDVVTLAAQGRVRPRPTEGWWPYADARSPEPGDGEAVTLTAVPYYVWGNRAPGAMRIWTPAG; this comes from the coding sequence ATGACCGACACCGCCACCCGGCCCGCCCCCGGCACCTCCTCCTCGACCGGCCGCACCGGTCCCGTACGCCTCCTCGACACCGCACGCACGACCCTCGTGCCCGCCACCGGCGGCCGCATCACCGGCGGGCTGTGGGCCGAGCGCCGCCGGGTCAACCGCGAGGTCAGCGTCACGACCGGCTGGGACCGGCTGCACGAGGCCGGCAACTTCCTGAACCTCGAGCTGGCTGCCGGGCAGCAGCCCGGCCAGGCGTACGTCGGTTCGCTGCCGTTCCTCGACAGCGACCTCTACAAGTGGCTGGAGGCGGTGGCGTGGACGTTCGCCGACCCCGACCTCGACGAGGCGGGCGAGGCCCGCCTCGAGGAGTTCCTCACCACCTCCGCCCGGCTGCTCGAGGCGGCGCAGGCCGACGACGGCTACCTCGACTCCTACTTCCAGGTGAACTTCCCCGGCGAGCGCTTCGTCCAGCTCGCCTGGGGCCACGAGCTCTACTGCGCCGGCCACCTGATCCAGGCCGCGGTGGCCCTGAACCGCACCCGCGGCGACGCCCGCCTCCTCGACGTCGCCCGCCGGGTCGCCGACCTCGTCGTGCGCTCGTTCGGGAGCGAGGAGGGCCGCGTCGACGGGATCTGCGGCCACCCCGAGGTCGAGACGGCGCTCGTCGAGCTCTACCGCGAGACCGGCGAGCAGTCCTACCTCGACGCCGCGCGCTACTTCGTCGACCGCCGCGGCCACCAGCTGCTCGGCGGCCACGGCTTCGGCGCGCACTACTTCCAGGACCACACGCCGGTGCGGGAGGCGACCTCGGTCGAGGGCCACTCGGTGCGGCAGGTCTACCTCCTCGCCGGGGTCGCCGACCTCTACGTGGAGGACGGCGACGACACGCTGCGCGAGGCGGCCGACCGGCTGTGGCACGAGATGGTCGCCACCAAGACCTACGTGACCGGCGGGATCGGGACCCACCACACCGACGAGGCGTTCGGGGACCCGTACGAGCTGACCAACGAGCGCAGCTACTGCGAGACCTGCGCGGCGATCGGCTCGGTGATGTTCAGCTGGCGGATGCTCATGATCACCGGCGAGGCGCGCTACGCCGACCTGGTCGAGCGGACGCTCTACAACGGCTTCCTGGCCGGGCTGTCGCTCGACGGGCAGCGCTACATCTACGCCAACCCGCTGCAGGTGCGCGAGGGCCACATGGCCGGCGGCAACGACCGCGACTACGCCCGCAAGCCGTGGTTCAAGTGCGCGTGCTGCCCGCCCAACGTCATGCGCACCCTCGCCTCGCTGGAGCACTACGTCGTCCTCGGCGGCGCCGACGGCCTGCGCGTGCACCAGTTCGTCCCCGGCTCCTGGACCGCGCCGGTCGGCGACGCCGAGGCGTCGGTCAGCGTCGTCACCGACTACCCCTGGGCCGGCCGGGTCGCCGTGACCGTGGACGCCTCCCCGGGCACCTGGGGCCTGACCGTGCGCGTGCCGCACTGGGCCGGCGGCGCGACCCTCACGGTGAACGGCGAGCCGGTCACCGCCGATGTCGCCGACGGCTGGGCCAGCGTCACCCGCGCCTGGGAGCCCGGCGACACGCTGGTGCTCGACCTGCCGCTGGAGCCGCGCCTCACCCGGGCCGACAGCCGCGTCGACGCCGACCGCGCCAGCGTCGCCCTCGAGCGGGGTCCGCTCGTCTACTGCTTCGAGGCCGTCGACAACCCGGGCCACCGCCTCGACGACGTGGTCGTCGACGTGGCCGGCCCGGTGGCCACCGCGTCCACCGACGCGGCGCTGCCCGACGACGTGGTCACCCTCGCCGCGCAGGGCCGCGTACGCCCGCGCCCGACCGAGGGCTGGTGGCCGTACGCCGACGCGCGCTCCCCCGAGCCGGGCGACGGCGAGGCGGTCACGCTGACCGCGGTGCCCTACTACGTCTGGGGCAACCGAGCGCCGGGCGCGATGCGCATCTGGACGCCCGCGGGCTAG